The genomic DNA GCGGGCTTCTTGGCGGCGTCGGCCTTGGGAGCCGCCGCCTTCTTCGTGGCCTTCTCGGCCTCGACGGCCTCGTTCTTCTCAGCCATTAGTCGATCTCCTCAACCTTGACGAGGTGGGCGACGGTCTTGACGTAGCCGCGCGTCTGCGCGTCGTCGGGGCGGACGGTGGTGTCACCGATCCGCTTGAGACCGAGGCTGCGCAGCGTGTCGCGCTGGTTCTGCTTCTCGCTCACCTTGGACTTGATCTGCGTGACCTTGAGTCGCGCGGCCATCAGGCACCTACCTTCTGTGCGGCGATGGCCTCGGCCTCGGCGCGGACGAGCCGGGCCGGGGCGACCTGGTCGAACTCGAGACCACGACGTGCGGCGACGGCGCGGGGCTCCTCGAGCTCCTTCAGGGCGGTGACCGTCGCGTGCACGATGTTGATCGTGTTCGACGAGCCGAGCGACTTGGACAGCACGTCGTGGATGCCGGCGCACTCGAGCACGGCGCGGACCGGACCACCGGCGATGACACCGGTACCGGCGGCGGCGGGGCGCAGGAGCACCACACCGGCGGCCGACTCACCCTGCACGGGGTGCGGGATGGTGCTGCCGACGCGCGGGACGCGGAAGAAGTTGCGCTTGGCCTCTTCGACACCCTTCGAGATCGCCAGGGGGACCTCACGGGCCTTGCCGTAGCCGACGCCCACCAGACCGTTGCCGTCGCCGACGACCACGAGAGCGGTGAAGCTGAAGCGACGACCACCCTTCACGACCTTCGAGACGCGGTTGATGGTGACGACGCGCTCCAGGAACTGGTTGTCGCCGCGGTCGCGCGAGTTGCGGTCGCGGCCGCCCTGGTTGCGGTCACGTCCGCCGCGGCGGCCGTCCCGCTGGTCGCGAGTGGGCTCAGCCTGCGTGGTGCCGGCGGCCGTCTCGGAAGTGGCAGCAGCCGCTTCGGTCACTTCGTTCTCCTTGTTGTCACTCACAGTGCCAGACCCCCTTCACGGGCGCCGTCGGCGATGGCGGCGACACGACCCGCGTAGCGGTTGCCGCCACGGTCGAACACTGCCTCGGAAACGCCTGCGGCCTTCGCACGCTCGGCGAGGAGCTCGCCGACCTTGCGAGCCTTGGCGGTCTTGTCGCCATCCAGCGAACGCAGGTCGGTCTCGAGCGTCGAGGCCGAGGCGACCGTGTGGCCCTTGCTGTCGTCGACGAGCTGCACGAAGACGTGACGCGCCGAACGGTTGACGACGAGGCGCGGACGCACCTCGGTGCCCACGATCTTCTTGCGAAGACGGGCGTGACGACGCGCGCGGGCGTCGGACTTCGACTTCACAGCCATGGTTACTTACCAGCCTTTCCGGCCTTGCGACGCACGACCTCGCCGGCGTAGCGCACACCCTTGCCCTTGTACGGCTCGGGCTTGCGGATCTTGCGGATGTTCGCAGCCGCCTCACCGACGGCCTGCTTGTCGATCCCGCTGACGGTGAGCTTGTTCGTGCCCTCGACCGTGAGCGTGATGCCGGCGGGCGGGTCGACCAGGACCGGGTGCGAGAAGCCGAGGGCGAACTCGACCGAGTTGCCCTTCTGCTGCACGCGGTAACCGGTGCCGACGACCTCGAGACCCTTGGTGTAGCCCTGGGTCACGCCGATGATGTTGTTGTTGATGAGCGTGCGGGTCAGGCCGTGAAGCGACCGGGACTCGCGCTCGTCGTCGGGGCGGGTGACGAGAACCTGGTTCTCCTCGACCGACACCTCGATGGGGCTGGCCACCGTGAGGGTGAGCTCACCCTTGGGGCCCTTCACCGCGACCTCACGGCCGTCGACCGAAACGGTCACGCCCGCGGGAACGTCGATGGGAAGTCGTCCAATACGCGACATTTCGGATTACCACACGTAGGCGAGAACTTCTCCGCCCACGCCCTTCTGCTCAGCCTGGCGGTCCGTGAGGAGACCGGAGGAGGTGGACAGGATGGCCACGCCGAGGCCGCCGAGGACCGTGGGGATCTCGGTCGACTTCGCGTACACGCGGAGGCCGGGCTTCGACACGCGCTTGATGCCCGCGATCGAGCGCTCGCGGTTCGGGCCGTACTTCAGCGTCAGCGTGAGGTTCTTGCCCACGCGCGCGTCGGAGGTCTCCCAACCGGCGATGTAGCCCTCCTGCTGGAGGATCTCTGCGATGTGCGTCTTGAGCTTGCTCGACGGCAGCGTCACGGTGTCGTGGTGCGCCGAGTTCGCGTTGCGCAGACGGGTCAGCATGTCTGCGACCGGGTCTGTCATTGTCATTGTTGTCTACTTTCGTTCATGAGGTTCCGGCTGCCGTTACACGACAGACGGCCTGCGATGAGCACGCAATCTTCAATTGTACGTGCACATCGACGGGCTCAGTGACACGAGACCACTGAGCCCGTCGAAGGGTCACGCCTGGGCGTCGTCCGCGCGGAACGGGAAGCCGAGGTGACGGAGCAGCGCCCGACCCTCGTCGTCCGTCTTCGCCGAGGTCACGACGGTGATGTCGAAACCACGGACGCGGTCGATCTTGTCCTGATCGATCTCGTGGAACACGCTCTGCTCCTGGAGACCGAAGGTGTAGTTGCCGTTGCCGTCGAACTGCTTGGCCGACAGACCGCGGAAGTCGCGGATGCGGGGCAGCGCGAGCGAGACCAGGCGGTCCACGAACTCCCACGCACGGTCGCCACGGAGGGTGACGTGCGCGCCGATGGCCTGGCCCTCACGCAGCTTGAACTGCGCGATGGACTTGCGGGCCTTGGTAACGATCGGCTTCTGGCCGGTGATCTTGGTGAGGTCGTCGACCGCACCTTCGATTACCTTGCTGTCGCGAGCAGCCTCGCCGACACCGGTGTTCACGACGACCTTGACCAGGCCGGGGATCTGCATGACGTTCTCGTAGCCGAACTCGTCCTGCAGAGCCTTCTTGATCTCGGCGTTGTACTTCGCCTTCAGGCGGGGCTGGATCTTGCCAGCCACCGCAGCGTCGGTCGTTGCCATCAGAGGTCCTTACCGCTCTTCTTCGCGAAGCGCACGCGGACGGTGCGCTTCACGCCGTCCTTGGTCTGCTCCTCGACCCGGTGGCCGACCTTGGTCGGCTTCTTGGTCGAGGGGTCGACGAGTGCGACGTTCGAGATGTGGATGGGCGCCTCGACGGTCTCGAGGCCACCCGTCTTCGTGCCACGCTGCGTCTGACCGACGCGCGTGTGCTTGGTGACGTAGTTGACGCCTTCGACGACGACACGGTTCTGCTCGACGAGGACGTCGAGGACCTTGCCCTGCTTGCCGCGGTCGCCACCACGCTCGGGCTTGGCGCCCGAGATGACCTGAACCAGGTCGCCCTTCTTGATCTTCGCCATGATCAGATGACCTCCGGTGCCAGCGAGACGATCTTCATGAACTTCTTGTCGCGAAGCTCACGGCCGACCGGCCCGAAGATACGGGTGCCGCGGGGCTCCCCGTCGTTCTTCAGGATGACGGCGGCGTTCTCGTCGAACTTGATGTAGGAGCCGTCGGGACGACGGGTCTCCTTCTTGGTGCGGACGATGACCGCCTTGACGACGTCGCCCTTCTTGACGTTGCCACCGGGGATCGCGTCCTTGACGGTCGCGACGATGGTGTCGCCCAGACCGGCGTACCGGCGGCGCGAGCCACCGAGGACGCGGATCGTGAGCAGCTCCTTGGCGCCGGTGTTGTCGGCGACCTTGAGACGGGACTCCTGCTGAATCACTTGGCCTTCTCCAGAATCTCCACCAGACGCCAGCGCTTGGTGGCGCTCAGCGGGCGGGTCTCGTTGATCAGGACCAGGTCGCCGATGCCGGCGGAGTTCGCCTCATCGTGCGCCTTGACCTTCGACGTCCGGCGGATGACCTTGCCGTAAAGCGGGTGCTTCACGCGGTCCTCGACCTCGACGACGATCGTCTTGTCCATCTTGTCGCTGACGACATAGCCACGACGGGCCTTGCGGTACCCGCGGGCGTCGGCGTCGCGCACGTCGTGAGCGGCGTGCTCAGCCTCGACGGCGGCTTCCTTCTTGGTGGCCATCACTCAGCCTCTTCCTTCGGGGCGTCCTCGGCGGCGTCCGCCTTCTTCGCCTTCGACTTGGTCGCCTTCTTCGCGGGAGCCTCGACCGGAGCGGGCGTCGCACGGATGCCCAGCTCGCGCTCGCGGATCACCGTGTAGAGGCGCGCGATGTCGCGCTTGACGGCGCGGATGCGGCCGTGGCTCTCCAGCTGGCCGGTGGCCGACTGGAAACGGAGGTTGAACAGCTCCTCCTTGGCCTTGCGCAGCTCCTCAACGAGGCGCTGGTCTTCGAACGTGTCGAGCTCTGCCGGAGCGAGCTCCTTGGTGCCGATCGCCATTACGCGTCGCCCTCCTCGCGCTTGATGATGCGTGCCTTGAGCGGCAGCTTGTGGATTGCACGGGTCAGTGCCTCGCGAGCGAGCTGCTCGTCGACACCCGCGACCTCGAAGAGGACGCGGCCCGGCTTGACGTTGGCGACCCACCACTCGGGGGAACCCTTACCGGAACCCATGCGGGTCTCGGCCGGCTTCTTCGTGAGCGGACGGTCCGGGTAGATGTTGATCCACACCTTGCCGCCACGCTTGATGTGACGGGTCATCGCGATACGAGCGGACTCGATCTGACGGTTCGTCACGTACGCGGGGGTGAGGGCCTGGATGCCGAACTCGCCGAAGGAGACCTTCGTGCCGCCGGTGGCCTGACCCGAGCGCCCCGGGTGGTGCTGCTTGCGGTACTTGACCTTACGGGGGATGAGCATTATGCCGACGCTCCTTCTGCAACAGGTGCCTCGTTGCGCGGGGCACGGCGGCGGTCACCACGGTCGTCACGGCGCGACTTCGGCGCGTTGGCCTGCTCGCGCGCGAGCTCCTTGGCGGTGAGGTCGCCCTTGTAGATCCACACCTTCACGCCGATGCGGCCGAAGGTGGTCTTGGCCTCGTAGAAGCCGTAGTCGATGTTCGCGCGCAGCGTGTGCAGCGGCACACGACCCTCGCGGTAGAACTCCGACCGGCTCATCTCGGCGCCGCCGAGACGGCCCGAGACCTGGATGCGGATGCCCTTGGCGCCGGCGCGCTGCGCGCCCTGCAGACCCTTGCGCATCGCGCGACGGAACGCCACGCGAGCCGAGAGCTGCTCGGCGATGCCCTGGGCGACCAGCTGAGCGTCGGCCTCGGGGTTCTTGACCTCGAGGATGTTCAGCTGGATCTGCTTGCCCGTGAGCTTCTCGAGGTCGCCGCGGATGCGCTCGGCCTCTGCACCACGACGACCGATCACGATGCCCGGGCGGGCGGTGTGGATGTCGACGCGGACGCGGTCACGGGTGCGCTCGATCTCGATGTTCGAGACGCCGGCACGGTCGAGCTGCGTCTGCAGCAGGCGACGGATCTTGATGTCCTCGGCCACGTAGTCGGCGTAACGCTGACCCGGCTTCGTCGAGTCGGAGAACCAGCGCGACACGTGGTCCGTGGTGATGCCGAGGCGGAAGCCGTACGGGTTGACCTTCTGTCCCATTACTTGCTCGCCTTCTTGTTGCTGTCGCCGGCCGCGGCAGGAGCCGCCTCCGGCGTCGAGAGCACGACCGTGATGTGGCTCGTGCGCTTCTTGATCTGGAAAGCGCGACCCTGTGCACGGGGCTGGAAACGCTTGAGCGTCGTGCCCTCGTCCACGTACGCGTTCTTCACGTACAGGTCCTGCTCGTCGAGGTACTCGCCGTCACGATCCGCCTTGACCTGCGCGTTGGCCATGGCCGACGCGACAAGCTTGTAGATCGGCTCACTGGCGGACTGCTGAGCGAACTTCAGGATCGCCAGAGCCTCCTGGGCCTGCTTGCCCTTGATGAGCGCGACGACACGACGAGCCTTCTGAGGGGTCACGCGGATGTGTCGCACGCGTGCGATGGACTCCACCATTTCTCTCTCCTCTATCGCCGCCGCGTCAGCGGCGACGGCCCTTCTTGTCGTCCTTCTCGTGGCCGCGGAAGGTGCGGGTGGGCGCGAACTCGCCCAGCTTGTGACCGACCATGGTCTCGGAGACAAACACGGGGATGTGCTTGCGACCGTCGTGGACCGCGATCGTGTGACCCAGCATGGCCGGGATGATCATGGACCGGCGGGACCAGGTCTTGATGACGTTCTTCGTGCCGGCTTCGTTCTGCACGACCACCTTGCGAAGCAGGTGCTCGTCGACGAAGGGGCCCTTCTTGAGACTGCGAGGCATCTTCTCTTACTCCTACTTGCGCTTCTTGCCGGCGTTGCGACGACGCACGATGTACTTGTCGCTTTCCTTGTTGGCGTGGCGGGTGCGGCCCTCGGCCTGACCCCACGGGGAGACGGGGTGACGTCCACCGGACGTCTTGCCCTCACCACCACCGTGCGGGTGGTCGACCGGGTTCATCGCGACACCGCGGACGGTCGGGCGGACGCCCTTCCAGCGCATGCGGCCGGCCTTGCCCCAGTTGATGTTCGACTGCTCGGCGTTGCCGACCTCGCCGATGGTCGCGCGGCAGCGCGCATCGACGTTGCGGATCTCACCGGAGGGCAGACGCAGCTGGGCGTAGGGGCCGTCCTTGGCGACGAGGCGGACCGACGCACCGGCCGAACGCGCCATCTTCGCGCCGCCGCCGGGGCGGAGCTCGATGGCGTGGATGACGGTACCCGTGGGGATGTTCTTCAGCGGGAGGTTGTTTCCCGGCTTGATGTCCGCCGCGGGGCCCGACTCGACGATGTCGCCCTGCTTCAGCTTCGCCGGCGCGAGGATGTAGCGCTTCTCGCCGTCGAAGTAGTGCAGCAGCGCGATGCGCGCGGTGCGGTTGGGGTCGTACTCGATGTGCGCGACCTTGGCGTTCACGCCGTCCTTGTCATTGCGACGGAAGTCGATGACGCGGTACTGGCGCTTGTGGCCACCACCGATGTGACGGGTCGTGATGCGGCCCTGGTTGTTGCGACCACCGGTCTTCGAGATCGGGCGCAGCAGCGACTTCTCCGGCGTCGATCGGGTGATCTCGGCGAAGTCAGCCACCGACGAGCCGCGACGGCCCGGGGTCGTGGGCTTGTACTTGCGAATAGCCATGATTGTCCTTATCCCCCGGATCAGCCGATTGCCGTGAAGATGTCGATGGTGCCCGACTTCAGGCTCACGATGGCGCGCTTGGTGTCCTTGCGCTTACCGGTGCCGAAGCGGGTGCGACGGGCCTTGCCGACGCGGTTGATCGTGTTGACGGACGCGACCTTGACGCCGAAGATCTTCTCGATGGCGAGCTTGATCTCGGTCTTCGAAGCGCGCGGGTCGACGAGGAAGGTGTACTTGCCCTCGTCGATCAGGCCGTAGCTCTTCTCGGACACGACCGGCTTCAGGATGATGTCGCGCGGGTCCTTGTTCAGGGCCGTCTGGAGAACAGATGCCTGCTCGCTCATGCGGAGACCTCCTGGTTGGCGCCGGACTTGGAGGCGATGAAGCCCTCGAGCGCGGCCTGGGTGAAGACGATGTCGTCGGAGACGAGCACGTCGTAGGCGTTGAGCTGGTCGAACGTCAGCACGTGGACGTGGCCGAGGTTGCGGATGCTCTTGAGCGCGAGCTCGTCGCCGCGCTCGATGACCACGAGGACGTTCTTCGACGTGGCGACCTGGGCGAGGAAGCCCGCGGCGGCCTTGGTCGACGGCGCGCCGTCGGTGCCGAACGTGTCGATCGCGTGCAGACGGTCACCGCGGAAGCGGTCGCTGAGCGCGCCCAGCAGGGCGGCCGCGATCATCTTCTTGGGGGTGCGCTGCGAGTAGTCGCGCGGCTTCGGGCCGTGCACGATGCCACCGCCGGTCATGTGCGGCGCGCGGATCGAGCCCTGGCGGGCGTTACCCGTGCCCTTCTGCTTGAAGGGCTTGCGGCCGGCACCCGAGACCTCGCCACGACGCTTGGTCGAGTGCGTGCCCTGGCGAGCCGCCGCGAGCTGCGCGACGACGACCTGGTGGATGAGCGGGATGTTCGTCTTGACGTCGAACAGCGCGGCGGGAAGCTCGACGGAGCCTGCCTTCTTGCCGTCTGCCTTGAGGACGTCGAGCGCGAGAGTGGAGTCAGCCATGATCAGGCACCCTTCACTGCGTTGCGGACGTAGACGATGCGGCCGCGAGCACCGGGGACGGCGCCCTTGACGAGCATGAGTCCCTTCTCGATGTCGATGGCGTGCACCGTGAGGTTGAGGACGGTCACGCGCTCGCCACCCATACGGCCGGCCATGCGCATGCCCTTGAAGACGCGGCTCGGGGTCGACGATGCGCCGATGGAGCCGGGCTTGCGGTGGTTGCGGTGCGCACCGTGCGATGCCGAGACGCCCTTGAAGTTGTGGCGCTTCATGACACCGGCGGTGCCCTTGCCCTTGCTCGTGCCGACGACGTCGACGAGCTGGCCGGCCTCGAACGTGCCGTCCACCGTGAGCTCCTGGCCCAGGGTGTAGT from Microbacterium paraoxydans includes the following:
- the rplV gene encoding 50S ribosomal protein L22 gives rise to the protein MVESIARVRHIRVTPQKARRVVALIKGKQAQEALAILKFAQQSASEPIYKLVASAMANAQVKADRDGEYLDEQDLYVKNAYVDEGTTLKRFQPRAQGRAFQIKKRTSHITVVLSTPEAAPAAAGDSNKKASK
- the rplR gene encoding 50S ribosomal protein L18, with product MAVKSKSDARARRHARLRKKIVGTEVRPRLVVNRSARHVFVQLVDDSKGHTVASASTLETDLRSLDGDKTAKARKVGELLAERAKAAGVSEAVFDRGGNRYAGRVAAIADGAREGGLAL
- the rpmD gene encoding 50S ribosomal protein L30; its protein translation is MAARLKVTQIKSKVSEKQNQRDTLRSLGLKRIGDTTVRPDDAQTRGYVKTVAHLVKVEEID
- the rpmC gene encoding 50S ribosomal protein L29 yields the protein MAIGTKELAPAELDTFEDQRLVEELRKAKEELFNLRFQSATGQLESHGRIRAVKRDIARLYTVIRERELGIRATPAPVEAPAKKATKSKAKKADAAEDAPKEEAE
- the rplW gene encoding 50S ribosomal protein L23, translating into MSEQASVLQTALNKDPRDIILKPVVSEKSYGLIDEGKYTFLVDPRASKTEIKLAIEKIFGVKVASVNTINRVGKARRTRFGTGKRKDTKRAIVSLKSGTIDIFTAIG
- the rplX gene encoding 50S ribosomal protein L24, translating into MAKIKKGDLVQVISGAKPERGGDRGKQGKVLDVLVEQNRVVVEGVNYVTKHTRVGQTQRGTKTGGLETVEAPIHISNVALVDPSTKKPTKVGHRVEEQTKDGVKRTVRVRFAKKSGKDL
- the rplB gene encoding 50S ribosomal protein L2 is translated as MAIRKYKPTTPGRRGSSVADFAEITRSTPEKSLLRPISKTGGRNNQGRITTRHIGGGHKRQYRVIDFRRNDKDGVNAKVAHIEYDPNRTARIALLHYFDGEKRYILAPAKLKQGDIVESGPAADIKPGNNLPLKNIPTGTVIHAIELRPGGGAKMARSAGASVRLVAKDGPYAQLRLPSGEIRNVDARCRATIGEVGNAEQSNINWGKAGRMRWKGVRPTVRGVAMNPVDHPHGGGEGKTSGGRHPVSPWGQAEGRTRHANKESDKYIVRRRNAGKKRK
- the rpsE gene encoding 30S ribosomal protein S5, yielding MTEAAAATSETAAGTTQAEPTRDQRDGRRGGRDRNQGGRDRNSRDRGDNQFLERVVTINRVSKVVKGGRRFSFTALVVVGDGNGLVGVGYGKAREVPLAISKGVEEAKRNFFRVPRVGSTIPHPVQGESAAGVVLLRPAAAGTGVIAGGPVRAVLECAGIHDVLSKSLGSSNTINIVHATVTALKELEEPRAVAARRGLEFDQVAPARLVRAEAEAIAAQKVGA
- the rpsQ gene encoding 30S ribosomal protein S17, whose translation is MATKKEAAVEAEHAAHDVRDADARGYRKARRGYVVSDKMDKTIVVEVEDRVKHPLYGKVIRRTSKVKAHDEANSAGIGDLVLINETRPLSATKRWRLVEILEKAK
- the rplP gene encoding 50S ribosomal protein L16 gives rise to the protein MLIPRKVKYRKQHHPGRSGQATGGTKVSFGEFGIQALTPAYVTNRQIESARIAMTRHIKRGGKVWINIYPDRPLTKKPAETRMGSGKGSPEWWVANVKPGRVLFEVAGVDEQLAREALTRAIHKLPLKARIIKREEGDA
- the rpsH gene encoding 30S ribosomal protein S8 translates to MTMTDPVADMLTRLRNANSAHHDTVTLPSSKLKTHIAEILQQEGYIAGWETSDARVGKNLTLTLKYGPNRERSIAGIKRVSKPGLRVYAKSTEIPTVLGGLGVAILSTSSGLLTDRQAEQKGVGGEVLAYVW
- the rplD gene encoding 50S ribosomal protein L4 encodes the protein MADSTLALDVLKADGKKAGSVELPAALFDVKTNIPLIHQVVVAQLAAARQGTHSTKRRGEVSGAGRKPFKQKGTGNARQGSIRAPHMTGGGIVHGPKPRDYSQRTPKKMIAAALLGALSDRFRGDRLHAIDTFGTDGAPSTKAAAGFLAQVATSKNVLVVIERGDELALKSIRNLGHVHVLTFDQLNAYDVLVSDDIVFTQAALEGFIASKSGANQEVSA
- the rplF gene encoding 50S ribosomal protein L6, which encodes MSRIGRLPIDVPAGVTVSVDGREVAVKGPKGELTLTVASPIEVSVEENQVLVTRPDDERESRSLHGLTRTLINNNIIGVTQGYTKGLEVVGTGYRVQQKGNSVEFALGFSHPVLVDPPAGITLTVEGTNKLTVSGIDKQAVGEAAANIRKIRKPEPYKGKGVRYAGEVVRRKAGKAGK
- the rpsS gene encoding 30S ribosomal protein S19, which encodes MPRSLKKGPFVDEHLLRKVVVQNEAGTKNVIKTWSRRSMIIPAMLGHTIAVHDGRKHIPVFVSETMVGHKLGEFAPTRTFRGHEKDDKKGRRR
- the rplC gene encoding 50S ribosomal protein L3, with translation MADINSKVSKGMLGTKLGMTQVWNENGKLVPVTVIELAPNVVTQIRTPEKDGYNAVQIAYGQIDPRKVNKPLSAHFEAAGVTPRRHVTEVRTADAADYTLGQELTVDGTFEAGQLVDVVGTSKGKGTAGVMKRHNFKGVSASHGAHRNHRKPGSIGASSTPSRVFKGMRMAGRMGGERVTVLNLTVHAIDIEKGLMLVKGAVPGARGRIVYVRNAVKGA
- the rplN gene encoding 50S ribosomal protein L14, which produces MIQQESRLKVADNTGAKELLTIRVLGGSRRRYAGLGDTIVATVKDAIPGGNVKKGDVVKAVIVRTKKETRRPDGSYIKFDENAAVILKNDGEPRGTRIFGPVGRELRDKKFMKIVSLAPEVI
- the rplE gene encoding 50S ribosomal protein L5 — translated: MATTDAAVAGKIQPRLKAKYNAEIKKALQDEFGYENVMQIPGLVKVVVNTGVGEAARDSKVIEGAVDDLTKITGQKPIVTKARKSIAQFKLREGQAIGAHVTLRGDRAWEFVDRLVSLALPRIRDFRGLSAKQFDGNGNYTFGLQEQSVFHEIDQDKIDRVRGFDITVVTSAKTDDEGRALLRHLGFPFRADDAQA
- the rpsC gene encoding 30S ribosomal protein S3, with translation MGQKVNPYGFRLGITTDHVSRWFSDSTKPGQRYADYVAEDIKIRRLLQTQLDRAGVSNIEIERTRDRVRVDIHTARPGIVIGRRGAEAERIRGDLEKLTGKQIQLNILEVKNPEADAQLVAQGIAEQLSARVAFRRAMRKGLQGAQRAGAKGIRIQVSGRLGGAEMSRSEFYREGRVPLHTLRANIDYGFYEAKTTFGRIGVKVWIYKGDLTAKELAREQANAPKSRRDDRGDRRRAPRNEAPVAEGASA